The following are encoded together in the Adhaeribacter arboris genome:
- a CDS encoding ABC transporter permease — MLKNYFKIAFRNINRHKGYTFLNVAGLAIGMAACLLIALYVRNELSYDTYHTAADRLYRVTIDIQSRAGNRVFAQTSAPLAAALQRDFPQVEKATRLHKQSSQLVTYGPEKSFYEQNFYLSDPSIFEVFTLPLVKGNAQTALNRPNTLVITEELAKKYFGNAEPLGKILKVNNEPFEVTGVSQSLPYNSHLKMDLITSLATWDKQDWYKKDVADNWHSTMFYTYIKAKEQVNIPAFEKQIVTAADKYVSEQIKDWGVSYYFFLQPVKAIHLHSQLKDEAEAPGNAVNVYILMVVAGLIILIASLNYINLTTAQSANRAKEVGVRKVIGATKRPLITQFLCESLLLTFMALVLALLVVFLTRPSFETLTGQTYNFSLIFTPQYILIVLGITVLLGLAAAIYPALVLASFRPVAVLKGSLSLGTKGAGLRQVLVVCQFTISLMLLVGTIMVYRQLNYMKSQSLGFEKEQMLVLPVRGTSIADNYEQIKSEFQKHPAVVSATTSASVPGQEVNNFSVSLKGEADDKGQSMYYLFTDFDFLKTYGIKIVAGRDFDKTIQTDKESAFLINEKAVTAFGWATPEEAIGKKLDAGFGRDGEVVGVYKDFHYRSLQAPIEPLVLAIVPWRLNTISLRLKTNELPATMAFVQKKWQELFPQNPYEYAFLDEEFNKQYQADEKIGRTFLAFTSIAIFIACLGLFGLATFVAQQRTKEIGVRKVLGASVANIVSLVSKDFVKLVFISFVIATPLAYILISKWLENFASRISIGWLTFAIAGIALLLIALLTVSYQSIKAALANPVKSLRSE; from the coding sequence ATGCTGAAAAATTATTTTAAAATTGCATTCCGGAACATTAACCGGCACAAAGGCTATACTTTTCTGAACGTGGCCGGTTTAGCTATCGGCATGGCGGCCTGCCTGCTAATTGCCCTGTACGTCCGGAATGAGTTGAGTTACGATACTTACCACACGGCGGCCGACCGGTTGTACCGCGTGACCATTGATATTCAGAGCCGGGCTGGTAACCGGGTGTTTGCCCAGACCTCAGCACCCTTAGCAGCGGCTTTGCAAAGAGATTTTCCGCAGGTAGAAAAAGCAACCCGCCTGCATAAACAAAGTAGTCAATTGGTAACTTACGGACCGGAAAAAAGCTTTTACGAACAAAACTTTTACCTGTCTGATCCGTCCATTTTTGAAGTCTTTACCCTGCCGCTGGTAAAAGGCAATGCGCAAACGGCTTTAAACCGACCGAACACCTTAGTAATTACCGAAGAACTGGCTAAAAAATATTTTGGTAATGCCGAACCGTTAGGTAAAATTTTAAAAGTAAATAATGAGCCTTTTGAGGTAACAGGGGTTTCGCAAAGCTTACCGTATAACAGCCACCTGAAAATGGATTTAATTACTTCTCTGGCGACTTGGGATAAGCAGGATTGGTACAAAAAAGATGTTGCCGACAACTGGCATTCTACCATGTTTTATACCTACATCAAAGCCAAAGAGCAGGTAAATATTCCGGCTTTTGAAAAACAAATTGTAACGGCAGCAGATAAGTACGTAAGCGAACAGATAAAAGACTGGGGGGTTAGTTATTATTTTTTCCTGCAGCCAGTTAAAGCTATTCACCTGCATTCGCAGTTAAAAGACGAGGCCGAAGCGCCGGGCAATGCCGTTAATGTTTATATCCTGATGGTAGTGGCCGGGTTAATTATCTTAATTGCTTCACTTAACTACATCAATCTTACTACGGCGCAATCAGCTAACCGGGCCAAAGAAGTGGGAGTCCGCAAAGTGATAGGAGCTACTAAAAGGCCGTTGATTACGCAATTCCTGTGCGAATCTTTACTGCTTACGTTTATGGCGCTGGTTTTAGCACTACTTGTTGTTTTCCTTACCCGTCCATCCTTCGAAACTTTAACGGGACAAACCTATAATTTCAGCTTAATTTTTACCCCGCAATATATTTTAATTGTACTGGGTATTACGGTTTTGTTAGGTTTGGCGGCAGCTATTTACCCGGCCTTGGTTTTGGCTTCTTTCCGGCCGGTGGCAGTGCTGAAGGGTAGTTTAAGCTTAGGTACCAAAGGCGCCGGCCTGCGGCAAGTACTGGTAGTTTGCCAATTTACTATTTCGCTGATGCTGCTGGTGGGCACCATTATGGTGTACCGGCAACTAAACTATATGAAAAGCCAAAGCCTGGGTTTCGAGAAAGAACAAATGCTGGTTTTACCCGTTCGGGGTACCTCTATCGCCGACAACTATGAACAAATAAAAAGTGAGTTTCAGAAGCATCCGGCCGTAGTAAGCGCCACTACTTCGGCCAGTGTACCCGGCCAGGAAGTAAATAATTTTAGCGTTTCCTTAAAAGGCGAAGCCGATGACAAAGGACAATCTATGTATTATTTATTCACTGATTTTGATTTTCTGAAAACCTACGGTATTAAGATAGTAGCAGGCCGGGATTTTGATAAGACTATTCAAACCGATAAAGAATCTGCTTTTTTAATTAATGAAAAAGCGGTAACCGCCTTCGGCTGGGCTACACCGGAAGAAGCAATTGGCAAAAAGCTGGATGCCGGTTTTGGCCGGGATGGAGAAGTTGTTGGCGTGTATAAAGACTTTCACTATCGCTCCTTGCAAGCGCCCATTGAGCCTCTGGTATTAGCCATTGTTCCGTGGCGGCTAAACACCATTAGTTTGCGCCTAAAAACAAACGAATTACCGGCCACCATGGCTTTTGTGCAAAAAAAATGGCAGGAGCTTTTTCCGCAAAACCCTTACGAATATGCTTTCCTCGACGAGGAATTTAACAAACAATACCAAGCCGACGAAAAAATCGGCCGCACTTTTCTGGCTTTTACCAGTATTGCCATTTTTATTGCCTGCTTAGGCTTATTTGGTTTAGCTACGTTTGTGGCGCAGCAACGGACCAAAGAAATTGGGGTGCGCAAAGTACTGGGCGCTTCAGTAGCTAATATTGTGAGCTTGGTATCAAAAGATTTTGTAAAGTTGGTATTTATTTCCTTCGTAATTGCTACGCCGCTTGCTTATATACTTATTAGTAAATGGCTGGAGAATTTTGCATCTCGTATCTCTATTGGTTGGCTTACTTTTGCTATTGCTGGTATTGCCTTGCTTCTAATTGCCCTGTTAACAGTAAGCTATCAATCTATAAAAGCAGCTTTAGCAAATCCGGTAAAAAGCCTGCGGAGTGAATAA
- a CDS encoding serine hydrolase has protein sequence MRLRFNHLNKWAVFGLSLLLLGHSIRGVAQGSSSSQQNKVSTTQLIAQLNKTIPQLLDSASIPGLAISVIREGKMAYTQVYGVKSTETKEKMAINTIFEAASLSKPVFAYACLQLMEQGLLNLDKPLYTYLPYPDIARDERYKRITARMVLSHTSGFPNWRNNDSLRINFEPGQKFSYSGEGYVYLQKVVEKITGKPLNQLMEEKVFRPLGMPNSSYIWRPDFDAKTAAPHDAFNNALPKNKPTTANAAASLHTTAPDYAAFITAVLNGTGLKKQTLTAMFTPQIQAPEERINAATALSKSVSWGLGVGLQETPEGKAFWHWGDNYSFRCYVLAYPKEKMSVVYFTNSNNGLSVANRIMHLVTKREQPAIAFIDYEQYTSPGFLFRQGIPKQGVTAAIKPFLKPDNKPDIAEEELNSIGYQLLRSGKVQEGKEVLQLNLEAYPQSANVYDSYAYACLLNGEKDAAAQNYFKAYALDPKNKEAKQIADQLTAAQAPKGNAEFKLKGYGTAKLITLAGSFNDWNAYRNFFVKQGDEWVCRLDLTPGKYQYKIVIDGDWILDPNNKETAEENGYKNSLLVVK, from the coding sequence ATGCGACTAAGATTTAATCATCTCAATAAATGGGCAGTTTTTGGTTTGAGTTTACTTCTGCTGGGGCATTCTATCAGGGGTGTGGCCCAGGGCAGTTCCAGTTCGCAGCAGAATAAGGTAAGTACGACGCAACTAATTGCACAATTAAATAAAACCATACCCCAATTACTCGATAGTGCTTCTATTCCGGGTTTAGCTATCTCGGTAATTAGAGAGGGCAAAATGGCCTATACCCAGGTTTACGGCGTAAAAAGCACCGAAACCAAGGAGAAAATGGCGATCAATACTATTTTTGAAGCCGCCTCTTTAAGTAAACCGGTTTTTGCCTACGCTTGCTTGCAGTTAATGGAACAAGGGCTCCTAAACCTGGATAAACCCTTGTACACTTACCTGCCTTACCCGGATATTGCCAGAGACGAACGCTACAAAAGAATTACTGCTCGCATGGTATTAAGCCATACTTCCGGTTTCCCGAATTGGCGCAACAACGATTCTTTACGCATTAATTTTGAACCCGGTCAAAAGTTTAGCTATTCCGGCGAAGGTTACGTCTATCTGCAAAAAGTTGTCGAGAAAATTACGGGTAAGCCTTTAAACCAATTAATGGAAGAAAAAGTATTTCGGCCCCTCGGTATGCCCAACAGCAGCTACATTTGGCGTCCCGATTTTGATGCCAAAACAGCCGCGCCGCACGATGCCTTTAACAATGCGTTACCGAAAAATAAACCAACCACTGCCAACGCCGCCGCTTCGTTACACACCACGGCTCCCGATTACGCTGCATTTATTACGGCCGTTTTAAACGGTACCGGCCTGAAAAAGCAAACTTTAACGGCTATGTTCACACCGCAAATTCAGGCTCCGGAAGAAAGAATCAATGCTGCCACTGCTTTATCTAAATCAGTTTCCTGGGGCTTGGGAGTAGGCTTGCAGGAGACACCCGAAGGAAAAGCATTTTGGCATTGGGGCGATAATTATAGTTTCCGGTGTTACGTACTGGCTTACCCGAAAGAAAAAATGAGCGTGGTATATTTTACCAACAGCAATAATGGCTTAAGTGTCGCCAACCGAATTATGCACTTGGTAACCAAGCGGGAACAACCGGCCATTGCCTTTATCGATTACGAACAATATACCAGCCCCGGCTTTTTGTTCCGGCAAGGTATTCCCAAACAAGGAGTAACCGCCGCTATTAAACCTTTCTTAAAGCCCGATAATAAGCCGGATATTGCCGAAGAAGAGCTGAATAGCATTGGTTACCAGTTACTGCGCAGCGGGAAAGTACAAGAAGGGAAAGAAGTGCTGCAATTAAATTTGGAAGCGTACCCGCAATCGGCGAATGTGTACGATAGCTACGCGTATGCCTGTCTGCTAAACGGCGAAAAAGACGCCGCCGCCCAGAATTATTTTAAAGCCTACGCCCTCGACCCCAAAAACAAAGAAGCCAAACAGATTGCTGACCAACTTACCGCGGCGCAAGCACCCAAAGGCAACGCAGAGTTTAAATTAAAAGGTTACGGGACTGCTAAACTAATTACCCTGGCCGGCAGCTTTAACGATTGGAATGCGTACCGTAATTTTTTTGTAAAACAAGGCGACGAATGGGTATGCCGCCTGGATTTAACTCCCGGAAAATACCAATACAAAATAGTAATTGACGGCGACTGGATATTAGACCCTAATAATAAAGAAACTGCCGAAGAAAATGGCTATAAAAATTCGTTGTTAGTGGTAAAGTAA
- a CDS encoding ABC transporter permease, producing the protein MLQHTLLLAYRSFLRFKSTFLINLIGLSTGMACTLFIYLWVNSEVHVDKFHAKDERLFQVMERRQNADDIIMSEMTSGPVAETLVEEMPEVEYAAAVMHYSWFPKFTLSIGEEDRQAFKGTGQFASQDFFQVFSYGLIQGQAKDVLRDKNAIVLSEELAQKLFHTTQNAVGKTMVWKVGPLKKPVIVTGIFKDVPANSSEQFDFLLSFEAWKDINPGVLEWGNNGTHTYAVLKAGANPEQFNSKITNLLASKVGSTNRQLLLKPYSQKYLYGHYENGVQTGGRIVYVKLFSVIALFILLIACINFMNLSTAKASSRTKEIGVKKVMGATRNTLVWQYLSESLLMAFISLGVALLLVVLLLPAFNQITDKQLTLTPSLPFILAILMVTLCTGLIAGSYPALYLSGFNPVAVLKGKLQTVLGEVLIRKGLVVFQFSLSVILIVAVLVVYRQIGYIQTKQLGYDKDNIIYFDRQGKLYENLEAFLAAVKNTPGVVNASSISSSIIGSHNTTGGLDWEGKNPNESIDFELVSVNYDLLQMLGIQMAAGRAFSKNFATDNTKIIFNEAAITAMGLKDPVGKNINLWGTNMEIVGVAKDFHFESLHENVKPLFFRLEPPQTNTIMVKTRAGQTKAVIGKLRHLYEEFNPGFTFDYTFLDQDFQAQYVAEQRVAILSRYFAGLAILISCLGLFGLAAFTAERRRKEIGVRKVLGASRFSIVYLLSGDFTKLVVISIGVALPVSYLIVKNWLQDFEYRVALEWWYFIGAGLAALVIAWLTVSTQAVKAASANPTQSLKDE; encoded by the coding sequence ATGCTCCAGCACACCTTACTCCTGGCCTACCGCAGCTTTTTGCGGTTTAAAAGTACGTTTCTCATTAATTTGATTGGTTTGTCTACGGGCATGGCTTGTACTTTATTCATTTACCTTTGGGTAAACAGCGAAGTACACGTTGATAAATTCCACGCGAAAGATGAACGGCTTTTCCAGGTAATGGAGCGCCGGCAAAACGCGGATGATATTATCATGAGTGAAATGACCTCCGGCCCGGTAGCAGAAACGTTGGTGGAAGAAATGCCGGAGGTAGAATACGCGGCGGCGGTAATGCATTATTCGTGGTTTCCCAAATTTACCCTTTCTATCGGCGAAGAGGATCGCCAGGCCTTTAAGGGAACCGGACAATTTGCCAGCCAGGACTTTTTCCAGGTTTTTTCCTACGGCCTTATTCAGGGCCAGGCCAAAGACGTATTGCGCGATAAAAACGCGATTGTGCTATCGGAAGAACTGGCGCAAAAATTATTTCACACCACGCAAAATGCGGTGGGCAAAACCATGGTTTGGAAAGTGGGCCCTTTAAAAAAGCCCGTAATCGTTACAGGTATTTTTAAGGATGTTCCGGCTAATTCTTCCGAACAGTTTGATTTTTTATTGTCTTTTGAAGCCTGGAAAGATATCAATCCCGGCGTTTTAGAATGGGGAAATAATGGCACGCATACCTATGCGGTTTTAAAAGCCGGCGCTAACCCGGAACAGTTTAATAGTAAAATTACGAACCTGTTAGCTAGCAAAGTAGGCAGTACAAACCGGCAACTGTTGCTGAAGCCCTATTCGCAGAAGTATTTATATGGTCACTACGAAAATGGGGTACAAACGGGCGGCAGAATTGTGTACGTCAAGCTCTTTTCGGTTATTGCTCTGTTTATTCTCCTGATTGCCTGCATTAATTTCATGAATCTTTCTACGGCCAAAGCCAGCAGCCGAACCAAAGAAATAGGGGTGAAAAAAGTAATGGGCGCTACCCGCAACACGCTTGTTTGGCAATATTTGAGCGAGTCGCTGCTCATGGCTTTTATATCTTTGGGGGTAGCCCTTTTACTGGTTGTTTTGTTACTACCGGCTTTCAATCAGATTACCGACAAACAGCTAACTCTTACCCCAAGCCTCCCCTTCATCCTGGCGATTTTAATGGTTACCTTATGCACCGGCTTGATCGCCGGCAGTTATCCCGCCTTATATTTATCTGGGTTTAATCCGGTAGCGGTATTAAAAGGAAAGCTGCAAACTGTATTAGGGGAAGTGTTAATCCGTAAAGGATTAGTGGTGTTTCAGTTCTCGTTGTCGGTTATTTTAATTGTGGCGGTGTTGGTGGTATACCGGCAAATTGGGTATATCCAAACCAAACAGTTAGGCTACGACAAAGACAATATTATTTATTTTGACCGGCAGGGCAAACTCTACGAAAATTTGGAAGCATTTCTGGCCGCCGTAAAAAATACACCGGGCGTGGTAAATGCCTCCAGCATTAGCAGCAGTATTATTGGCAGCCACAATACAACGGGCGGTCTGGACTGGGAAGGTAAAAATCCGAACGAAAGTATCGATTTCGAATTAGTAAGCGTGAATTACGACCTGCTTCAAATGTTGGGTATTCAAATGGCCGCCGGAAGAGCTTTTTCCAAAAATTTCGCTACCGATAATACCAAAATCATTTTTAATGAAGCGGCCATTACTGCCATGGGATTAAAAGACCCGGTGGGTAAAAATATTAACCTCTGGGGTACAAATATGGAGATTGTGGGAGTAGCGAAAGATTTTCATTTTGAATCGCTCCACGAAAATGTGAAACCCTTGTTTTTTAGATTAGAGCCTCCGCAAACCAATACCATAATGGTAAAAACCAGGGCGGGGCAAACCAAAGCAGTTATCGGTAAACTTCGCCACTTGTACGAAGAATTTAATCCCGGCTTTACTTTCGATTATACCTTTCTGGACCAGGATTTTCAGGCGCAATACGTAGCCGAACAAAGGGTGGCCATCCTTTCCCGTTACTTTGCCGGTTTGGCTATTCTTATTTCGTGCCTGGGTTTATTTGGTTTAGCCGCTTTTACCGCCGAACGTCGCCGCAAAGAGATTGGGGTACGGAAAGTATTAGGAGCCAGCCGCTTCAGCATTGTGTACTTATTATCCGGCGACTTTACTAAACTGGTGGTAATTTCTATTGGTGTTGCGTTGCCAGTTAGCTACCTCATTGTAAAAAATTGGTTGCAGGATTTTGAATACCGGGTAGCTTTAGAATGGTGGTACTTTATAGGAGCTGGTTTGGCTGCATTAGTAATTGCCTGGCTAACGGTGAGCACGCAGGCCGTAAAAGCGGCCTCGGCAAACCCCACGCAGAGCCTAAAAGATGAGTAA
- a CDS encoding ABC-F family ATP-binding cassette domain-containing protein: protein MISVDSVSVEFNGAPLFSNVGFNINETDRIALMGKNGAGKSTLLKIIAGESKPTRGKVSAPKDAVIAYLPQHLLTEDDCTVFEEASKAFGKILAMKTEMDELNAQLETRTDYESEEYYAIIEQVSELSEKYYSVEEINFDAEVEKTLKGLGFTREDFLRSTREFSGGWRMRIELAKILLQQPDLILLDEPTNHLDIESIQWLEEFLVNNAKAVMVISHDKTFVDNITNRTIEVTMGRIYDYKVNYSQYLQLRQERREQQQRQFEDQQKEIAEIQGFIDRFKGTYSKTLQVQSRVKMLEKIELIEVDEVDTSHLNLKFPPAPRSGNYPVIVDHLTKKYGDHTVFQDASLTIERGQKVAFVGKNGEGKSTLVKAIMGEIEYEGKLHLGHNAMIGYFAQNQAALLDGELTVFQTIDQIAVGDVRTNIKNILGAFMFSGDTIEKKVKVLSGGEKTRLAMIKLLLQPVNLLILDEPTNHLDIKTKDILKDALKAFDGTLILVSHDRDFLDGLATKVFEFGNKRIKEHFEDINGFLRNKKMENLREIERTAKK from the coding sequence ATGATTTCAGTAGATTCGGTTAGTGTAGAGTTCAACGGGGCACCTCTTTTTAGCAATGTGGGTTTTAATATCAACGAGACGGACCGCATTGCCTTAATGGGCAAAAATGGGGCGGGAAAATCAACCTTACTTAAAATTATTGCCGGCGAAAGTAAACCCACCCGGGGCAAAGTATCGGCGCCCAAAGATGCCGTAATCGCTTATTTGCCGCAGCATTTACTCACCGAAGACGATTGCACCGTATTTGAAGAGGCGTCCAAAGCTTTCGGTAAAATTCTGGCTATGAAAACCGAGATGGACGAGCTGAATGCCCAACTTGAAACCCGCACCGATTACGAATCAGAAGAATACTACGCGATTATTGAACAAGTATCGGAGCTCAGCGAAAAATATTACTCCGTCGAAGAAATTAACTTTGATGCCGAAGTAGAGAAAACGCTCAAGGGGTTGGGCTTTACGCGGGAAGATTTTTTGCGGTCTACCCGGGAGTTCAGCGGCGGCTGGCGCATGCGCATTGAACTGGCCAAAATCCTCCTGCAACAACCCGATTTGATTTTGCTCGATGAGCCGACCAACCACCTGGATATTGAATCCATTCAGTGGCTCGAAGAATTTCTGGTAAATAATGCCAAGGCCGTAATGGTTATTTCGCACGATAAAACGTTCGTGGATAATATTACCAACCGCACCATTGAGGTGACCATGGGCCGCATTTACGATTACAAAGTAAATTACAGCCAGTATTTGCAGTTGCGGCAAGAGCGACGGGAGCAACAGCAGCGCCAGTTCGAAGACCAGCAGAAAGAAATTGCCGAAATCCAGGGATTTATCGACCGTTTTAAAGGCACTTATTCCAAAACCTTACAGGTACAATCGCGGGTAAAAATGCTGGAGAAAATAGAACTGATTGAGGTAGACGAAGTAGATACCTCGCATTTAAATTTAAAATTTCCGCCCGCGCCGCGTTCCGGTAATTACCCCGTGATCGTAGATCATCTCACCAAGAAATACGGTGACCACACGGTTTTTCAGGATGCTTCGCTTACCATTGAGCGGGGCCAGAAAGTAGCTTTTGTGGGCAAAAACGGCGAAGGTAAATCGACGTTGGTGAAAGCCATTATGGGCGAAATAGAGTACGAGGGCAAATTGCATCTGGGCCACAATGCCATGATCGGCTATTTTGCTCAGAACCAGGCCGCTTTACTCGATGGCGAACTCACTGTTTTCCAAACCATTGACCAGATTGCCGTGGGCGACGTGCGCACCAACATTAAAAATATTCTGGGCGCTTTTATGTTTAGCGGCGATACCATCGAGAAAAAAGTAAAGGTGCTTTCGGGTGGCGAGAAAACCCGTTTGGCCATGATTAAATTACTACTGCAGCCGGTTAATTTATTGATTCTGGATGAGCCGACCAACCACCTGGACATTAAAACCAAAGACATCCTGAAAGACGCGCTGAAAGCCTTCGACGGCACTTTGATCCTGGTATCGCACGACCGCGATTTTCTGGATGGCCTGGCGACCAAAGTATTTGAATTTGGTAACAAACGCATTAAAGAGCACTTCGAAGATATTAACGGTTTCCTGCGCAACAAAAAAATGGAAAACCTTCGTGAAATAGAACGAACCGCGAAAAAGTAA
- a CDS encoding SDR family NAD(P)-dependent oxidoreductase produces MNNERIALVTGANQGVGFQVAKELVANGHQVFIGSRNLQRGEAAAKEISEGAIPLQLDVTDRASIAAAAERIRTEFGRLDLLVNNAAISNTRMQQLGLSLREYAQITLASNASLDEVKEIWETNVFGVLAVYQAMLPLLRQSEDARIVNVSSGVGSLATNADPAFPYRAFYSVGYSASKTALNAVTLAMMVELESTNIKINLVSPGFTKTNLNGFEGMESIEEGSREVVRVALLGADGPSGTYTMWENTTIPW; encoded by the coding sequence ATGAATAACGAACGTATTGCCCTGGTTACCGGGGCGAATCAAGGGGTGGGCTTTCAGGTGGCCAAAGAGCTGGTGGCAAACGGCCACCAAGTGTTTATCGGGTCACGTAACCTCCAGCGGGGGGAAGCCGCGGCCAAGGAGATTAGCGAGGGCGCTATCCCGCTCCAACTCGATGTAACAGACCGGGCTTCCATTGCGGCTGCGGCAGAGCGGATACGCACCGAGTTTGGCCGCCTCGACCTGTTGGTTAACAACGCAGCTATTTCAAATACGCGCATGCAGCAGTTGGGCCTGTCCCTTCGCGAGTACGCCCAGATTACCTTAGCGAGCAATGCCTCCCTCGATGAAGTAAAAGAAATTTGGGAAACCAACGTATTCGGGGTACTCGCTGTTTATCAGGCGATGTTGCCGCTCCTGCGCCAGTCGGAAGACGCTCGTATCGTCAATGTATCGAGCGGTGTCGGCTCCCTTGCCACCAATGCAGACCCGGCTTTCCCTTACCGCGCCTTTTACAGTGTGGGGTATTCCGCCTCGAAAACGGCTCTGAATGCCGTAACCCTGGCGATGATGGTGGAGTTAGAGTCTACCAACATAAAAATCAATTTAGTTTCACCGGGCTTCACCAAGACGAACCTCAACGGATTTGAGGGTATGGAATCTATCGAAGAGGGTTCCCGCGAAGTGGTGCGGGTGGCGCTACTCGGCGCAGACGGTCCGTCAGGCACATACACGATGTGGGAAAATACCACCATCCCGTGGTAG
- a CDS encoding SDR family oxidoreductase — protein MKKALITGANKSIGFEIARQLLQKGYHVYLGSRKLENGAEAVEKLKAEGLAAVKAVQIDVSNTASVKAARAEIGKKTEVLDVLINNAGINGGMPQTALTADADIMNEVYNTNVFGVVRVTQAFIDLLRKSDQPRIVNVSSSQGSLTLHSDPTSKYYNHKGATYHPSKSALNMYTINLAYELRDTNFKVNAVDPGFTATDFNNHRGTGTVEEAGARIVKYATVDASGPTGKFFSEEINPETGVIPW, from the coding sequence ATGAAAAAAGCGTTAATTACAGGAGCCAATAAGAGCATTGGTTTTGAAATTGCCAGACAGCTACTGCAAAAAGGTTATCACGTTTATTTAGGTAGCAGAAAATTAGAAAACGGGGCAGAGGCAGTAGAAAAGCTCAAAGCCGAAGGTCTTGCAGCAGTTAAAGCCGTACAAATTGATGTAAGCAATACTGCATCTGTAAAAGCGGCTCGTGCTGAAATAGGCAAAAAAACAGAAGTGCTTGATGTGCTTATAAACAACGCCGGTATTAATGGTGGGATGCCGCAAACAGCATTAACTGCTGATGCTGACATTATGAATGAAGTTTATAATACCAACGTTTTTGGTGTGGTAAGAGTTACCCAGGCTTTTATTGATTTGCTAAGAAAATCTGATCAACCCCGTATTGTAAATGTTTCATCAAGCCAAGGTTCTCTTACTTTGCATAGCGATCCTACATCGAAATACTATAACCATAAGGGAGCTACTTACCATCCTTCGAAATCCGCATTAAATATGTACACCATCAATTTGGCTTACGAATTACGTGATACGAATTTCAAAGTGAACGCTGTTGACCCAGGCTTTACTGCTACAGATTTTAATAATCACCGGGGAACTGGTACTGTTGAAGAGGCGGGAGCCCGGATAGTAAAATACGCTACGGTTGATGCCAGTGGGCCAACCGGTAAGTTTTTCAGTGAAGAGATTAATCCTGAAACCGGAGTAATTCCGTGGTAG
- a CDS encoding helix-turn-helix domain-containing protein, with product MDKSIPRRFKSISEFNRAFGQPKPLHPLISLIDIKNTNILPDELFSSFILDFYKIAYKTNVHGKAKYGQNYYDFGEGGLIFSAPNQVFERPETGKSGNALLIHPDFLLTYPLAKKIKQYGFFSYAANEALHLSDSEKETILTIFKIIDDELKSRIDDFSQDVIISQIELLLNYSNRFYKRQFITRKAVNSDVLQNLEKLLDDYFNNEKSLLQGIPTVQFLAENLNISASYLSDMLRSLTGQNAQQHIHNRLMEKAKELLSATNLTVAEVAYQLGFEYPQSFSKFFKTKAKFSPLEFRQSFN from the coding sequence ATGGACAAGAGCATCCCTCGTAGATTTAAATCAATATCTGAATTTAATCGGGCATTCGGGCAACCCAAACCTTTGCACCCGTTGATAAGCTTGATAGATATTAAAAACACGAACATTTTGCCAGACGAGTTATTTAGCTCGTTTATTTTAGATTTCTACAAAATTGCCTATAAGACAAACGTTCATGGGAAAGCAAAATATGGCCAGAACTATTATGACTTTGGCGAAGGCGGCTTAATATTTTCCGCGCCAAACCAAGTTTTTGAAAGACCTGAAACTGGAAAATCGGGCAATGCATTGCTTATTCATCCTGATTTTTTGCTTACTTATCCCTTAGCCAAGAAAATAAAACAGTATGGCTTCTTTTCCTACGCAGCAAATGAAGCCTTGCATTTATCAGACAGTGAAAAGGAAACCATCCTGACTATTTTTAAAATAATTGATGATGAATTAAAAAGCAGGATAGATGATTTCAGCCAGGATGTAATTATATCGCAAATTGAATTGCTGTTGAATTATAGCAATCGTTTTTACAAGCGGCAATTCATCACCCGTAAAGCAGTAAATAGCGACGTGTTACAAAATTTAGAGAAATTGTTAGATGATTATTTCAACAATGAGAAATCATTGCTGCAAGGTATTCCAACGGTGCAATTTCTTGCGGAAAACTTAAATATTTCAGCAAGCTATTTAAGCGATATGTTGCGCTCCCTTACCGGACAAAATGCACAACAACACATTCACAACAGACTTATGGAGAAAGCGAAAGAATTATTATCTGCCACTAATTTAACGGTTGCAGAAGTTGCCTATCAGCTTGGTTTCGAATATCCGCAATCGTTTAGTAAATTCTTTAAGACAAAGGCAAAGTTTTCACCTTTAGAATTCAGACAATCCTTTAACTAA